One window of Chryseobacterium indologenes genomic DNA carries:
- a CDS encoding phosphatase PAP2 family protein produces MSKFTKKIAFRLFILVFACGKIAGQTNNDTIQVEEPKKDSIIALNTEKNHLNYKSLIIPTALIGYGVASLSMNSLKKLNFSTRDEINEHQPDHIRLDNYTQFAPAVLVYGLNAIGVQGKHNFKERSIIYGTSMLITSAITIPLKHIVKEERPDGSNNLSFPSGHTAVAFASAQFMFREYKDTNFWLGVSGYSFAVFTGVYRMLNDKHWVGDVIAGAGFGILSTELAYWLYPKINHFLSGKNKNMATMVMPFYQDKSVGIGFVKTF; encoded by the coding sequence ATGTCAAAGTTTACTAAAAAAATAGCATTTCGACTTTTCATATTAGTTTTTGCTTGTGGAAAAATAGCTGGTCAAACAAACAATGATACCATTCAGGTTGAAGAACCAAAGAAAGATAGTATCATTGCCTTAAATACCGAAAAAAATCATCTGAACTATAAAAGCTTAATTATTCCTACAGCACTTATTGGTTATGGTGTCGCCAGTTTGTCTATGAATAGTCTCAAGAAATTAAACTTCTCCACCAGAGATGAAATTAATGAGCACCAACCGGATCATATCAGACTTGATAATTATACTCAATTTGCACCTGCAGTTTTAGTATACGGGTTAAATGCAATAGGCGTGCAGGGAAAGCATAATTTTAAAGAAAGAAGTATCATTTACGGAACTTCCATGTTGATAACTTCGGCCATCACGATTCCTTTAAAACACATTGTTAAAGAAGAGAGACCGGATGGTTCTAATAATCTATCGTTTCCTTCAGGGCATACGGCTGTAGCATTTGCTTCTGCACAATTTATGTTCAGGGAATATAAGGATACCAACTTCTGGCTGGGAGTTTCAGGATATTCATTTGCTGTTTTTACAGGAGTTTACAGAATGCTGAATGATAAACATTGGGTAGGGGATGTTATTGCAGGTGCTGGTTTTGGAATTCTTTCCACAGAATTGGCCTATTGGTTATATCCAAAAATTAATCATTTTCTGAGTGGAAAAAACAAAAATATGGCTACGATGGTAATGCCGTTTTATCAGGATAAAAGTGTGGGAATTGGCTTTGTTAAAACTTTTTAA
- a CDS encoding EamA family transporter yields the protein MWFYYALLSALFAAFTAVFAKIGVSNINSNLATGIRTVIILVLVWSIVFINGEAKQIGSLSKMNILFLVLSGVATGLSWLFYFKALQIGKVSQVAAVDKLSVAIAIILSVLFFKETVTLKTVIGALLIISGTILFALK from the coding sequence ATGTGGTTCTATTATGCGTTATTGTCGGCTTTATTTGCCGCATTTACTGCTGTTTTTGCCAAAATTGGAGTTTCCAATATCAACTCTAATCTTGCAACAGGTATCAGAACGGTGATTATTCTTGTTTTGGTCTGGAGTATTGTATTTATCAATGGTGAAGCGAAACAAATTGGTTCTTTATCAAAAATGAACATTCTATTTCTGGTTCTTTCGGGAGTTGCAACGGGATTATCCTGGCTGTTTTATTTTAAAGCACTACAAATTGGAAAAGTTTCGCAGGTAGCCGCTGTAGATAAATTGAGTGTGGCTATTGCCATCATTTTATCCGTATTATTTTTCAAAGAAACAGTAACATTAAAAACAGTAATCGGAGCTTTGTTAATCATTAGTGGAACAATATTGTTTGCTTTGAAATGA
- a CDS encoding Crp/Fnr family transcriptional regulator translates to MHDQLYQLISENVKLSDSDRVLCTQYFEPVLYPKNRIIEEEEKIPQYLYFVVSGFVRLFHYNDKGDEITTHINCPPGFITSYSNFTSQSKSDENLECITECELLRITKPDLDLLMQQSSVFKDFSFLIFQQSLSYNEQRAKELATLTAEKRYLKLMAQNPEILHNVPMQYIASFLGMNPKSLSRIRKQIIK, encoded by the coding sequence ATGCATGATCAGCTATACCAACTTATTTCAGAAAATGTAAAGCTCTCAGATTCAGACAGAGTGCTGTGTACTCAATATTTTGAACCTGTCTTGTATCCAAAAAACAGAATAATTGAGGAAGAAGAAAAAATACCACAGTACTTGTACTTTGTGGTTTCCGGTTTTGTCCGTTTGTTCCATTATAATGATAAAGGAGATGAGATAACCACGCATATCAACTGTCCTCCCGGCTTCATTACTTCCTATTCCAACTTTACCAGTCAGAGTAAATCTGATGAAAATCTGGAGTGCATTACGGAATGTGAGCTTTTACGCATTACAAAGCCTGATCTTGATCTGCTGATGCAGCAAAGCTCTGTGTTTAAAGACTTCAGTTTTTTGATATTTCAACAATCGTTATCCTATAATGAACAACGTGCAAAGGAGCTGGCAACGCTTACTGCTGAAAAACGCTATTTAAAGCTGATGGCTCAAAATCCTGAAATTCTGCACAATGTCCCTATGCAGTATATCGCTTCTTTTTTAGGAATGAACCCTAAAAGTTTGAGCCGGATCCGGAAACAGATTATTAAGTAA
- a CDS encoding NAD-dependent epimerase/dehydratase family protein, with the protein MTNRNLVLVSGANGHLGNNLVRLLIKKGIKVRASVRNIKNKECFNDLDCEVVQADITDKASFIKALQGVHTFYAVGASFKLWAKDPKKEIYDVNMSGTRNTIEAAAEAGVKRIVYVSSIAALDYTSLPAKESNGYNPDRRDMYYNSKNDGEKLAFQLAEELGIELVSVLPGAMIGSEAFLPLNVSYGVLRLILNKQIPMDTKITLNWVDVKDVAEGCYLAAQKGRSGERYILANEKCMTITDTTKLAQKLYPELEIKVPGAVPKFVLYAIAGLMELTAKINGKPPVLTTKDIAMFSGLQQNFDLSKSRNELGFHPKNPEQAVKEAFSFLMENKNLL; encoded by the coding sequence ATGACAAACAGAAACTTAGTATTGGTTTCAGGAGCAAATGGACATTTAGGCAACAATCTCGTAAGGTTACTCATCAAAAAAGGAATTAAGGTCCGGGCGTCCGTTCGCAACATCAAAAACAAAGAGTGTTTCAACGATTTGGACTGCGAAGTAGTACAGGCTGATATTACGGACAAAGCTTCATTCATTAAAGCTCTTCAGGGGGTTCATACATTTTATGCTGTTGGAGCCTCATTTAAATTGTGGGCTAAAGATCCTAAAAAGGAAATCTACGACGTAAATATGAGCGGGACCCGTAATACTATTGAAGCCGCCGCCGAAGCGGGTGTTAAAAGAATTGTCTACGTAAGTTCCATCGCGGCTTTGGATTATACCAGTCTTCCTGCTAAAGAAAGTAATGGCTATAATCCTGACCGCCGGGATATGTATTATAATTCCAAAAACGATGGCGAAAAACTCGCTTTTCAACTGGCTGAAGAATTGGGAATAGAGCTGGTATCCGTACTGCCGGGTGCCATGATAGGCAGTGAGGCATTTCTTCCCCTGAATGTCTCTTACGGTGTACTGAGGCTGATTTTAAATAAACAGATTCCCATGGATACCAAAATAACACTTAACTGGGTAGATGTAAAAGATGTTGCAGAAGGATGTTATCTCGCTGCGCAAAAAGGTCGTTCAGGAGAAAGGTATATTTTAGCTAATGAAAAATGTATGACCATTACCGACACTACCAAACTGGCTCAAAAGCTTTATCCGGAATTGGAAATCAAAGTACCGGGTGCTGTTCCTAAGTTTGTGCTCTATGCAATTGCGGGATTAATGGAATTAACAGCTAAGATTAATGGAAAACCTCCCGTGTTAACGACAAAAGACATTGCAATGTTTTCAGGATTACAACAGAACTTTGATTTGTCTAAATCCAGGAACGAACTTGGTTTTCATCCAAAAAATCCCGAACAAGCAGTGAAAGAAGCTTTCTCCTTCCTGATGGAAAATAAAAATTTGCTATAA
- a CDS encoding NUDIX hydrolase gives MNQNFIHTYVSVDCVVFGFDHENRLNILLVQRHVDDVPLEKQIKLPGSLIFSDEDVDDAAQRVLHELTGIKKMVLKQFRCFADPMRASNVHDIKWMDQEYKHHIDRIITVAYLSLCKIDHKINSTKYDTVDWYPIDEVPVLPFDHNKIISESLMEIRKWIESDFSIIFELLPKRFTIRQLYQLYSALNEKNIDIKNFHKKISSFPYIVPLDEIQKDVSHRAARYYRFDAKIYKKNNTKLIK, from the coding sequence ATGAATCAGAACTTTATCCATACCTATGTCTCTGTAGATTGTGTTGTCTTTGGATTTGACCATGAAAACCGGTTGAATATATTATTAGTACAACGCCATGTTGATGATGTACCGTTGGAAAAACAGATCAAACTTCCGGGAAGTTTGATTTTTAGTGACGAAGATGTAGATGATGCTGCACAAAGAGTACTTCATGAGCTTACAGGAATTAAAAAAATGGTTCTTAAACAGTTCAGATGCTTTGCAGATCCTATGAGAGCAAGCAATGTGCATGATATCAAATGGATGGATCAGGAATACAAACATCATATAGACAGGATCATTACAGTAGCCTATCTTTCTCTTTGTAAAATAGATCATAAGATCAACAGCACAAAATATGATACCGTAGACTGGTATCCTATTGATGAGGTTCCGGTACTGCCATTTGACCATAATAAAATTATCAGTGAATCTTTGATGGAGATCAGAAAATGGATTGAATCCGATTTCTCCATTATTTTTGAGCTGCTGCCGAAAAGATTCACCATAAGACAGCTCTATCAGCTCTACAGCGCTTTGAATGAAAAAAATATTGATATTAAGAATTTCCATAAAAAAATATCTTCATTCCCCTATATCGTTCCTCTGGACGAAATTCAAAAAGATGTATCTCACCGCGCAGCAAGATATTACAGATTTGATGCAAAGATTTACAAGAAAAACAATACAAAACTTATAAAATAA
- a CDS encoding xylulokinase, which translates to MYLLGYDIGSSSVKVCLIEASSGKVIASEFSPKKEMKITAINPGWAEQNPVDWWTNLKLAHEAVMHESGVHTEDIKGIGITWQMHGLILVDKDQNLLRPSIIWCDSRAVPYGEKAFKTIGEEKCLSHLLNSPGNFTASKLAWVKENEPEIFEKIDKIMLPGDYIAMRLSGQIGITIEGLSEGIFWDFKNNCISEDIINHYEIPKSFFPEIVPTFGIQATVSRAAAEELGLKEGTPISYRAGDQPNNALSLNVFNPGEIASTAGTSGVVYGVLDQLEYDKLSRVNTFAHVNYTPEQIRLGVLLCINGTGILNSWLKHNFATSLSSYGDMNDMASLSPIGSKGLSIIPFGNGAERVLENKDTSCSIHGINFNIHSKGDILRAAQEGIVFSYEYGMDIMRNIGMDIQVIRAGNANMFLSSIFRQSLSSVSNAVIELYDTDGAVGAARAAGMGIGFYADSREAFSSLEQIAVIEPEHEKQEQYLEAYGRWKHHLNEII; encoded by the coding sequence ATGTACTTACTAGGCTATGACATTGGCAGTTCTTCTGTGAAAGTGTGTCTCATTGAGGCGTCCAGCGGAAAAGTGATTGCTTCTGAATTTTCTCCCAAAAAAGAGATGAAAATCACTGCGATAAATCCCGGATGGGCAGAGCAAAATCCGGTAGACTGGTGGACCAATCTGAAGTTGGCACATGAAGCTGTTATGCATGAATCTGGTGTACATACTGAAGATATTAAAGGAATCGGAATTACCTGGCAGATGCATGGTTTGATTCTGGTAGACAAAGATCAGAACCTTTTAAGACCGTCAATTATCTGGTGTGACAGCCGTGCTGTACCTTATGGTGAAAAAGCTTTCAAAACCATAGGAGAAGAAAAATGTCTTTCACATCTTTTAAACTCACCGGGAAACTTTACCGCATCAAAGCTTGCCTGGGTAAAAGAAAACGAGCCTGAAATTTTTGAAAAGATAGATAAAATAATGCTTCCGGGAGACTATATTGCCATGAGGCTTTCCGGACAGATAGGAATAACCATTGAGGGATTATCAGAAGGAATCTTCTGGGATTTTAAAAACAATTGTATTTCGGAAGATATTATCAACCATTATGAGATCCCGAAAAGCTTTTTTCCGGAAATTGTACCCACTTTTGGCATCCAGGCAACAGTTTCACGGGCTGCAGCTGAAGAATTAGGATTAAAAGAAGGTACTCCTATTTCATACAGAGCAGGAGATCAGCCTAACAATGCGCTTTCCTTGAATGTCTTTAATCCCGGAGAAATTGCCTCTACAGCAGGGACTTCAGGAGTGGTTTACGGAGTTCTGGACCAGCTGGAATATGATAAATTATCAAGGGTCAATACATTTGCCCATGTCAATTACACTCCGGAACAGATCAGACTGGGAGTTTTACTTTGTATCAACGGAACAGGAATTTTAAATTCATGGTTGAAACATAATTTCGCAACCTCACTTTCTTCTTACGGCGATATGAACGATATGGCTTCACTTTCACCTATCGGTTCAAAAGGATTAAGCATTATTCCTTTTGGAAACGGAGCAGAAAGAGTGTTAGAAAATAAAGATACAAGCTGTTCCATTCACGGAATTAACTTCAATATCCATTCAAAAGGTGATATTCTGCGTGCAGCACAGGAAGGTATTGTATTCTCTTACGAATACGGAATGGATATCATGAGAAATATCGGAATGGATATCCAGGTGATCCGGGCAGGAAATGCCAACATGTTTTTAAGTTCAATCTTTCGCCAGTCACTGTCCAGTGTGAGCAATGCGGTCATTGAACTTTATGATACCGACGGAGCAGTAGGAGCGGCAAGAGCTGCCGGAATGGGAATAGGATTTTATGCAGATTCCAGAGAAGCATTTTCTTCGCTTGAACAGATAGCGGTAATAGAACCTGAACACGAAAAACAAGAACAATATTTAGAAGCCTATGGCAGATGGAAACATCATCTTAACGAAATAATCTAG
- the xylA gene encoding xylose isomerase yields MNTLTGTKEFFTGIEKIKFEGKESKNPLAFRYYDAEKIVMGKPMKDWTRFAMAWWHTLCANGSDPFGGPTIHHPWDIGNDAVTRAMHKMDAGFEFMSKMGFNYYCFHDIDLVDPASNWKDYEKNMQAIVEYAKQKQQETGIKLLWGTANVFTHERYMNGASTNPNFDVVACAGTQVKNSIDATIALGGENYVFWGGREGYMSLLNTDMKREKDHLARFLSMSRDYARQQGFKGTFLIEPKPMEPTKHQYDYDSETVIGFLRHYGLDKEFKLNIEVNHATLAGHTFEHELQVAVDAGLLGSIDANRGDYQNGWDTDQFPIDYYDMVQAWLVLLPAGGLGTGGVNFDAKIRRNSIDAEDLFISHISGMDVFAKGLLAAADILENSDYKKLRTNRYASFDNGNGKAFEEGSLTLEDLQRIAHEIGEPQPKSGKQELFEAIVNMYI; encoded by the coding sequence ATGAACACTTTAACAGGTACAAAAGAGTTTTTTACGGGTATTGAAAAAATTAAGTTTGAAGGGAAAGAAAGCAAGAACCCGTTGGCATTCCGCTATTATGATGCGGAAAAGATCGTGATGGGAAAACCTATGAAAGACTGGACCAGATTTGCAATGGCATGGTGGCACACTCTATGTGCAAACGGAAGTGATCCGTTCGGAGGACCTACCATCCACCACCCGTGGGATATCGGAAACGATGCAGTAACCAGAGCAATGCATAAAATGGACGCAGGCTTCGAATTCATGTCTAAAATGGGCTTCAACTATTACTGCTTCCATGATATCGATCTTGTAGACCCTGCCAGTAACTGGAAAGACTACGAGAAAAATATGCAGGCTATTGTAGAATATGCAAAACAAAAGCAGCAGGAAACCGGAATTAAGCTTTTATGGGGAACAGCGAATGTTTTCACGCATGAAAGATACATGAACGGAGCCTCTACCAACCCAAATTTTGATGTTGTTGCATGCGCAGGAACTCAGGTTAAAAACTCTATAGATGCTACCATAGCACTTGGAGGTGAAAACTATGTTTTCTGGGGTGGAAGAGAAGGATATATGAGTCTTTTAAATACCGATATGAAGCGTGAAAAAGATCACCTTGCGCGTTTCCTTTCCATGTCAAGAGACTATGCACGTCAGCAAGGCTTTAAAGGTACTTTCCTGATCGAGCCAAAACCGATGGAACCTACCAAACATCAGTATGATTATGATTCTGAAACAGTAATCGGATTCCTGAGACATTACGGATTAGATAAAGAATTTAAGCTGAATATCGAAGTAAACCACGCTACATTGGCAGGTCATACATTCGAGCACGAACTTCAGGTTGCTGTTGATGCCGGGCTTTTAGGAAGTATTGATGCCAACAGGGGAGATTATCAGAACGGTTGGGATACGGATCAGTTCCCGATCGATTACTACGATATGGTTCAGGCATGGCTTGTATTACTTCCGGCAGGAGGTCTGGGAACAGGAGGGGTAAACTTTGATGCCAAAATCAGAAGAAATTCTATTGATGCTGAAGATCTGTTCATTTCCCACATTTCAGGGATGGACGTTTTCGCCAAAGGTCTTCTTGCAGCAGCTGATATTCTTGAAAATTCGGACTACAAAAAACTGAGAACAAACCGCTATGCTTCTTTTGATAACGGAAACGGAAAAGCATTTGAGGAAGGTTCACTTACATTGGAAGATCTTCAGAGAATTGCTCACGAAATCGGCGAACCACAGCCAAAAAGCGGAAAACAGGAATTGTTTGAGGCCATCGTGAATATGTATATATAA
- a CDS encoding SusC/RagA family TonB-linked outer membrane protein, translating to MNRFYFNKSNRAALFFAMTLLPSGIAYSQVKKDTVAKENKIDEVVVIGYGTQRKEAVTGSVATVKGDALREVPSANITQALQGRTAGVDISQTSTKPGAAMQIRIRGTRSLTGDNNPLIVLDGIPFVGSLADISSSDIKSIDILKDASATAIYGSRGANGVILVTTNRGAKGQRPKFTYNTFTGVQTLFSKYPMMDGPQFAKLRAYAIPAGNTTPLYSNGADENNGVNTDWQSLFYKPAMMTSHDVGVSGGTEGGNYNVGLSYFKQNALIPIQSYERFALRMAIDQQVGSIFKFGFTTNTNYSVSEGNGVNPGAVLGYSPIANPYNADGSPKRVMSTAGGIDQTWIYTRRSLESLADKYIDETKSFASYNNLYGELSLPVKGLKYRLNVGLDFRTSNSGNYSGVGVFNTNPLGPSSAGKGNNQTYHWVLENLLTYDRTFGKHKVNAVALYSAEQNKYTSSYMSAKNVPADFFQYYNLGQSPQADITVRPEDQAYSKTGLLSAMGRIMYTYDNKYMFTATLRADGSSRLAPGNKWHTYPALSLGWNVTNESFMQNIKAINLLKFRAGWGQTSNQAVDPYTTMGRFNVAPYNYGSAGSTGIYGSQPPNPNLGWEYSKTQNYGVDFGILNNRLTGSVEYYKTHTYDLLTQKSLPATSGWSSIVSNVAETENKGLEVSLNGVIFDNPDGFTWEAGVNFYTNKNKILSLASGTERDVNNLWFVGHNINSLYDYQYIGLWQAGDPYQNILEPGTAADVVGSIKVLYTGGYNADGTPVRAIGPDDRQIFDTAPKFQGGFNMRFAYKNFELSTVGAFQHGGILVSTIYGSASYLNRLTGRGNNVDVDYWTEDNTGAYFPRPGRHLSGDNPKYSSTLAMFDASYLKLRTITLGYNVNKDFLKDLKITSLRIYFTVTNPVVLFSPYHKFSGMDPEPNSFGNENQAVSGYPNRQLVIGTNNPSTRNYLMGLNLTF from the coding sequence ATGAACCGATTTTATTTCAATAAAAGCAATAGAGCGGCATTATTTTTTGCAATGACTTTATTGCCTTCCGGCATAGCATATTCACAGGTTAAGAAAGATACAGTAGCTAAAGAAAATAAAATAGATGAAGTTGTTGTGATAGGATATGGAACCCAGAGAAAAGAAGCTGTGACAGGTTCTGTAGCCACTGTAAAAGGAGATGCCCTGCGTGAAGTACCTTCTGCCAATATTACTCAGGCATTGCAGGGAAGAACGGCAGGGGTAGATATCTCACAAACCTCCACCAAACCGGGGGCTGCCATGCAGATCCGTATCAGGGGAACAAGATCTCTGACAGGGGATAATAACCCGTTGATTGTATTGGATGGTATTCCTTTTGTGGGATCACTGGCAGACATAAGCTCAAGTGATATCAAAAGTATTGATATCCTGAAAGATGCTTCTGCCACAGCCATCTACGGGTCAAGAGGAGCAAACGGTGTTATTCTCGTTACAACCAACAGAGGGGCAAAAGGGCAGAGACCTAAATTTACTTATAACACCTTTACAGGAGTTCAGACTTTGTTTTCAAAATATCCGATGATGGATGGGCCCCAATTTGCAAAGTTGCGTGCCTATGCCATTCCTGCGGGAAATACAACCCCTTTGTATTCAAACGGGGCTGATGAAAATAACGGTGTCAATACAGACTGGCAAAGCCTGTTTTACAAGCCAGCAATGATGACCAGCCATGATGTAGGGGTTTCAGGAGGAACAGAAGGTGGGAATTATAATGTAGGATTGTCCTATTTTAAACAAAATGCTTTAATCCCTATTCAAAGTTATGAAAGATTTGCCCTGAGAATGGCCATTGACCAGCAGGTAGGATCCATCTTTAAGTTCGGTTTTACAACCAATACAAACTATTCTGTTTCGGAAGGAAACGGAGTAAATCCTGGTGCAGTTCTGGGATATTCTCCTATTGCCAATCCTTACAACGCGGACGGAAGCCCGAAGAGAGTAATGAGCACAGCAGGCGGTATTGATCAGACATGGATTTATACCAGAAGAAGCTTAGAAAGCCTGGCAGACAAATATATTGACGAAACCAAATCTTTTGCATCCTATAACAACCTTTACGGAGAGTTAAGCCTTCCAGTCAAAGGATTGAAATACAGATTAAATGTAGGGTTGGATTTCCGTACGTCAAACAGTGGAAATTACAGCGGCGTAGGAGTCTTCAATACAAACCCTCTGGGGCCGTCATCTGCAGGAAAAGGGAATAACCAGACCTACCATTGGGTATTGGAAAACCTTTTAACGTATGACCGTACATTTGGTAAACATAAAGTAAATGCGGTAGCATTATATTCCGCAGAACAGAATAAGTATACAAGCTCATACATGAGTGCAAAGAATGTTCCTGCAGACTTTTTCCAGTATTATAACCTGGGACAGTCGCCTCAGGCAGATATTACAGTAAGACCTGAAGACCAGGCTTACTCGAAAACCGGTCTGCTTTCTGCCATGGGAAGAATCATGTATACCTATGATAATAAGTATATGTTTACTGCAACACTTCGTGCCGACGGATCTTCCAGACTGGCTCCGGGTAACAAATGGCATACGTATCCCGCATTATCACTAGGATGGAATGTTACCAACGAATCCTTCATGCAGAATATCAAAGCGATTAATCTCCTTAAATTCAGAGCAGGATGGGGGCAGACTTCCAACCAGGCAGTAGATCCATACACTACGATGGGAAGATTTAATGTTGCTCCTTACAATTATGGAAGTGCAGGAAGTACAGGGATTTACGGAAGCCAGCCGCCAAACCCTAATTTAGGATGGGAATATTCAAAAACACAAAACTACGGGGTAGATTTCGGAATACTGAACAACCGCCTTACGGGAAGCGTGGAATATTATAAGACCCATACCTATGACCTGTTGACGCAGAAAAGTCTTCCGGCAACAAGCGGATGGTCATCCATTGTTTCCAATGTAGCCGAAACAGAAAATAAAGGACTGGAAGTTTCCTTAAACGGGGTCATTTTTGATAACCCTGACGGGTTTACATGGGAAGCTGGAGTTAATTTCTATACCAATAAAAACAAAATTTTATCACTTGCATCCGGAACAGAACGTGACGTCAATAACTTATGGTTTGTAGGTCATAATATTAATTCATTGTATGATTATCAATACATCGGTCTTTGGCAGGCTGGCGATCCTTATCAGAATATTCTGGAACCGGGTACCGCTGCAGATGTTGTAGGATCTATCAAAGTTCTTTACACCGGAGGTTATAATGCCGACGGAACTCCGGTAAGAGCAATAGGACCGGATGACAGACAGATTTTTGATACAGCCCCGAAATTTCAGGGAGGATTCAATATGCGCTTTGCCTACAAGAATTTTGAACTGAGTACGGTAGGAGCTTTCCAGCACGGAGGAATCCTGGTGAGTACTATTTATGGATCTGCAAGTTATCTTAACAGATTAACGGGAAGAGGAAATAACGTAGACGTAGATTACTGGACAGAAGATAATACCGGTGCTTATTTTCCGCGTCCGGGACGTCATTTGAGTGGTGATAATCCGAAGTATTCTTCTACTTTGGCGATGTTTGATGCTTCTTATCTTAAGCTTCGTACCATTACATTAGGTTATAATGTCAATAAGGACTTTTTAAAGGATTTAAAAATTACAAGCTTAAGAATCTACTTTACGGTAACCAATCCTGTTGTACTATTCTCACCTTATCATAAGTTCTCGGGAATGGATCCGGAACCGAACTCTTTCGGAAATGAAAACCAGGCAGTAAGCGGATATCCAAACCGCCAGCTTGTTATAGGAACCAACAACCCTTCCACAAGAAATTACTTAATGGGACTTAACTTAACCTTTTAA